A part of Onthophagus taurus isolate NC chromosome 7, IU_Otau_3.0, whole genome shotgun sequence genomic DNA contains:
- the LOC111421225 gene encoding uncharacterized protein: MRFLLFLIIVYVSFEVNFCWTSIGKNPDDYSGTGCKVNGVELAPGEIKALDYPCSELFCTPPTYRISGCATISGGKNCKIRPGDLDKPYPNCCPLMECVAKE, from the exons ATgagatttcttttatttttgattatcgTTTATGTTTCATTtgaagttaatttttgttggaCGAGTATTGGAAAAAATCCTGATGATTATTCCG GAACTGGTTGTAAAGTAAACGGAGTTGAGTTAGCCCCTGGAGAAATTAAAGCGTTAGATTATCCTTGTTCTGAACTATTTTGTACACCTCCAACTTATAGAATAAGCGG ATGTGCTACAATTAGTGGTggtaaaaattgcaaaataagACCTGGTGATCTTGATAAACCTTATCCAAATTGTTGCCCATTAATGGAATGCGTTgctaaagaataa